Proteins from a genomic interval of Sphingobacterium sp. SYP-B4668:
- a CDS encoding NAD(P)/FAD-dependent oxidoreductase — translation MMVHNTEFDVIIIGGSYAGLSAAMALGRSLKNVLVIDSGQPCNRQTPHSHNFLTQDGNTPLEIARLAKEQVQQYSTVSFRDDLVTSGRSVDFGFEIETASGKIFNSSKLLFATGILDKMPHIQGFAECWGISVIHCPYCHGYEFRNKSTGLIANGERAAHLASLVHNLTDQLIILTSGQAEFSAEQMNRFKKHKIDIFQSKITKVIHQDGKATHLLFENDALLPFDAIYAAVPFEQQCLIPESMGCELNEQGYIKVDAHQKTTIPGIFACGDSTNMMRSVANAVSSGNIAGAMANMELTQERFS, via the coding sequence ATGATGGTACACAACACTGAATTCGACGTAATTATTATCGGAGGAAGCTATGCGGGTCTTTCTGCAGCAATGGCTTTGGGACGTTCACTCAAAAACGTACTTGTAATCGATAGCGGGCAGCCCTGTAATCGACAAACTCCACATTCCCATAATTTCCTAACCCAAGACGGTAACACACCTCTTGAGATTGCTAGGCTTGCTAAGGAACAGGTGCAACAGTATAGCACTGTTAGTTTTCGTGACGATTTGGTAACGAGTGGTAGGTCCGTTGATTTTGGTTTTGAAATAGAGACTGCTTCTGGAAAAATATTTAATTCCAGTAAATTGCTTTTTGCAACTGGTATACTCGATAAAATGCCACACATTCAGGGCTTTGCCGAATGTTGGGGTATATCAGTTATCCATTGTCCCTATTGTCATGGATACGAATTTCGCAACAAGAGTACAGGTCTTATCGCGAATGGAGAGAGAGCTGCTCACTTGGCCTCCTTAGTACATAATTTGACAGATCAATTGATTATATTGACGTCTGGACAAGCTGAATTTAGCGCTGAGCAGATGAATAGGTTTAAAAAGCACAAAATCGACATTTTTCAATCCAAAATTACAAAAGTTATCCATCAAGACGGAAAAGCGACCCATTTGCTCTTCGAAAATGATGCACTGCTACCTTTTGATGCCATTTATGCAGCCGTTCCCTTTGAGCAGCAATGCTTAATCCCAGAATCGATGGGATGTGAACTTAATGAGCAAGGATACATAAAAGTAGATGCCCATCAGAAGACAACGATTCCAGGAATTTTTGCGTGTGGAGACAGTACTAATATGATGCGTTCTGTGGCCAATGCCGTGAGTAGCGGTAATATAGCTGGAGCTATGGCAAATATGGAGCTCACCCAAGAAAGGTTCTCATAG
- a CDS encoding Gfo/Idh/MocA family protein, with product MNRRTFINNIAIGGTSLTVHPDFFKYFKTVDSPIRLALIGKGGMGTADTNTALRISGVELVAVCDIFNNRLEDAKQQWGNHIQLENDYIKLLRSDGIDAVIIATPDHWHQKIAIEALRNGKHVYCEKPIVHKRSEATALIKAQQLSGKIFQMGTQGVSAVGTRIAKEIVESGLIGPINFVDARFSAPPSPLHGFRPPVGATKENIWWDRFLGDAPKHPFDAQRFFAWRNWSDYGTGLAGDLFVHVIASVHYITGSSRPKRVYADGDILYYKDGSRDTPDVIYSLFDYENDSKTQHFKMSLGANVLDGVSNDWGSTNFQIIGNNGSMRVTWDTVEVKLLNPATLDKLEARLNVIPGFGAISKVSDKEYHFSAQTNYVDAHYLHFKDFFDAVRSGQKNVADVAFGVHASTAALMSFESQLKSKVV from the coding sequence ATGAATAGACGAACATTTATCAATAATATAGCCATTGGAGGAACCAGTTTGACCGTGCATCCCGATTTCTTTAAATATTTTAAAACTGTAGATTCTCCGATTAGATTGGCATTGATTGGAAAAGGAGGGATGGGAACTGCCGATACGAATACCGCACTTCGTATATCCGGAGTTGAATTGGTTGCCGTATGCGACATATTTAACAATCGTTTGGAAGACGCAAAACAACAATGGGGAAATCATATTCAGCTAGAAAATGACTATATCAAGTTGCTTAGATCCGATGGGATAGATGCAGTTATTATTGCTACACCTGACCATTGGCATCAGAAAATCGCAATCGAGGCCCTTCGAAACGGGAAGCATGTATATTGCGAAAAGCCAATCGTGCATAAAAGGTCTGAAGCGACAGCGTTGATTAAAGCGCAGCAACTTAGCGGTAAGATTTTTCAAATGGGCACTCAAGGAGTATCCGCAGTAGGGACACGCATAGCAAAGGAAATAGTAGAAAGTGGACTCATTGGACCTATTAACTTTGTAGACGCTCGATTTTCAGCGCCACCATCACCTCTTCATGGATTTAGACCACCTGTTGGTGCTACCAAGGAAAATATTTGGTGGGATCGGTTCTTAGGAGATGCTCCCAAGCACCCCTTTGATGCACAACGTTTTTTTGCATGGCGCAATTGGAGTGACTATGGTACAGGCTTGGCAGGCGATCTTTTTGTTCATGTTATTGCCAGTGTCCACTATATTACAGGCAGTTCTCGACCCAAAAGAGTATATGCGGATGGAGACATACTGTATTATAAGGATGGTAGCCGAGATACACCTGATGTTATTTACTCATTGTTTGATTATGAAAATGATAGCAAAACCCAGCATTTTAAAATGTCCTTGGGAGCTAATGTGCTTGATGGTGTTTCTAATGATTGGGGCAGTACCAATTTTCAAATCATCGGCAACAATGGAAGCATGCGTGTGACATGGGATACGGTAGAAGTGAAGCTCTTAAACCCTGCCACACTTGATAAACTGGAAGCTAGATTGAATGTAATTCCCGGTTTCGGAGCCATCTCCAAGGTTTCAGACAAGGAATATCACTTCTCTGCACAAACAAATTATGTAGATGCACATTATTTGCATTTTAAAGACTTTTTTGATGCAGTTCGAAGCGGCCAAAAGAATGTCGCCGATGTTGCATTTGGAGTCCATGCCTCTACAGCCGCATTGATGAGCTTTGAGAGTCAATTAAAAAGTAAAGTAGTTTAA
- a CDS encoding RagB/SusD family nutrient uptake outer membrane protein: MNKFIHTICCMLTLILMGSCDKYLEVELQNQMTLEEVFNKRQTTESYLAQVYGYLPSENDMIGGEGGMVPLSDEALFSWLAWVPWININNGSWNPTTGDYHIWAHNYKGIRQATIFMNNVDKNVEISQQSKDIMKAEARFLRAYFYYCLLRRYGPVFIGGDTEVDPLLRSDDVDRHPLQVNVDFIVSEFDKTIQILPAQITDQAWYGRITKGAAMAAKSELLLYMARPLFNGTKLYVGFKNKNGEFLFPQTADANKWELAAKAAKDIIDLNQYALYVDNTESDPFRKAIKSYMGVFFSKWNSEIIWGRWVTDGYGYNVRAAPPRVVKEGYGGYSPSLKLVDTYPMSASGRYPITGYKANGEPIIDDKSGYAETGFTENFVHPLDNFAAIKAHNSYVGRDARFYASILANGMNWINTLHGQKLVTFHTGGTSSYTGTGDCVKSGYLWRRMSDPTNDIEQGQWGQFSWPYYRLAEIYLNYAEACNEKTDRNEAEALKFVNLVRQRSGLSKLETAYPEVLGNKDLLRELLRKERMVELAFEGNRYHDLRTWMTAEKELNEPFYTRNLASTTYEGSWTRTTGIYTQGRVFQPKHYFFPLNQDQLSEMQNITQNYGW; this comes from the coding sequence ATGAATAAATTCATACATACGATATGTTGCATGTTGACCCTTATCTTAATGGGTTCCTGCGACAAGTATTTAGAAGTCGAACTTCAAAACCAAATGACTCTAGAAGAAGTGTTCAATAAGCGACAAACGACCGAATCCTATCTAGCACAGGTTTATGGATATTTGCCCAGTGAGAATGATATGATTGGAGGGGAAGGCGGTATGGTACCTTTGAGTGACGAAGCTCTATTTTCTTGGCTGGCTTGGGTTCCTTGGATTAATATTAATAATGGTTCGTGGAATCCTACAACTGGAGATTACCATATTTGGGCACATAATTATAAGGGGATACGACAGGCCACTATCTTTATGAACAACGTGGACAAAAATGTAGAAATCAGCCAACAATCCAAAGATATCATGAAGGCTGAAGCTCGTTTCTTACGTGCCTATTTCTACTACTGTCTTCTAAGACGGTACGGCCCCGTATTTATCGGTGGGGATACTGAAGTCGATCCCTTGCTTCGTTCGGATGACGTTGATCGGCACCCTTTACAGGTAAATGTCGACTTTATCGTTTCCGAATTCGACAAGACGATACAAATCCTTCCTGCTCAAATAACCGATCAAGCTTGGTATGGCCGCATTACTAAAGGTGCTGCGATGGCAGCTAAATCGGAGTTATTGCTGTATATGGCTAGACCATTATTTAATGGAACAAAATTATATGTGGGGTTTAAAAATAAAAATGGGGAATTTTTGTTTCCACAAACAGCAGATGCCAACAAATGGGAATTGGCTGCAAAAGCAGCTAAAGATATTATCGACCTCAATCAGTACGCTTTATATGTAGATAATACTGAATCTGACCCTTTTCGAAAAGCCATAAAGTCCTACATGGGGGTATTCTTTAGTAAATGGAACTCCGAAATCATATGGGGCCGATGGGTGACAGATGGATATGGCTACAATGTCCGAGCAGCTCCTCCACGTGTGGTGAAAGAGGGGTATGGTGGATATTCACCTTCCCTCAAGTTGGTAGATACTTATCCAATGTCGGCTAGTGGACGTTATCCCATCACTGGATATAAAGCCAATGGTGAACCGATTATTGATGACAAATCTGGATATGCAGAGACCGGTTTTACTGAAAATTTTGTACATCCTCTGGACAACTTTGCCGCCATCAAAGCGCATAACAGTTACGTGGGACGAGATGCACGATTCTATGCATCCATATTGGCCAATGGTATGAATTGGATCAATACCCTCCATGGACAGAAATTGGTGACTTTCCATACCGGTGGGACTTCTTCTTATACGGGGACTGGCGATTGTGTCAAAAGTGGTTATCTATGGCGCCGAATGAGCGACCCCACAAATGATATAGAGCAGGGGCAATGGGGACAGTTTTCTTGGCCTTATTACCGTTTGGCTGAGATTTACTTGAACTATGCTGAGGCATGCAATGAAAAAACTGATCGTAACGAAGCCGAAGCATTGAAATTTGTCAATTTGGTTCGGCAGCGAAGTGGATTATCCAAATTGGAAACTGCTTATCCAGAGGTGCTTGGAAATAAGGATCTGCTGCGCGAATTACTGCGAAAGGAAAGAATGGTCGAATTGGCCTTTGAAGGCAATCGATACCACGATTTGCGTACTTGGATGACTGCCGAAAAAGAACTTAATGAACCGTTTTATACCCGAAATCTTGCTTCAACGACCTATGAAGGTTCTTGGACCCGTACAACAGGAATATATACACAGGGACGCGTGTTCCAACCTAAGCACTACTTCTTTCCCTTAAACCAAGACCAGCTCAGCGAGATGCAGAACATCACTCAGAATTATGGATGGTAG
- a CDS encoding FecR family protein: MQNETLKSLLIKYAENNISRDELHHLLSLLEDCDESIVFSIVDDLALQHQDSKTGDGLFNKSKVLSSLSDRIQKHQINTQSNLNTRRIGVRQLGLAVAALVVCFLSVTFLLRLFSNDTHQQFKNEIVLPDESRPVLTLGDGKQYTVAETELKTLREGGIHIKKDSTGHVLYKINDLGGSEKVQHTFLSPKGTASILELAEGTKVYLNSGASITYPSQFHQNIREVTLHGEAYLEVSHDASRPFVVHAQNTDIQVLGTQFNIAPDLYNTKIITTLVQGKVTVSNGATKQTLLPGMQSQSDTRSQQITVSEADIKEVLAWREGYFRFSDDDMETVLLKIQGWYDIKGFSIQTTSSAPIVGMVKRTNKLSDFLRQLEEISNCKFKIQDGRVLVM, encoded by the coding sequence ATGCAGAACGAAACGCTTAAATCTCTTTTGATTAAATATGCGGAAAATAACATTTCCAGAGATGAATTACATCATTTATTAAGCTTACTAGAAGACTGTGATGAGTCGATCGTCTTTTCCATAGTTGATGATTTAGCACTTCAGCATCAAGATAGTAAAACAGGAGATGGGCTTTTCAATAAAAGTAAAGTGTTAAGTTCCTTGTCCGATCGCATTCAAAAGCACCAGATCAATACGCAAAGCAATTTAAATACTCGGCGAATAGGGGTAAGGCAGCTGGGCTTAGCCGTGGCAGCTCTTGTAGTATGTTTCCTTTCTGTTACTTTTCTTTTAAGATTATTCTCCAACGATACACATCAACAATTTAAGAATGAGATTGTATTACCTGATGAAAGTCGACCTGTCCTGACGCTAGGAGACGGTAAGCAATATACCGTGGCTGAGACCGAACTGAAGACCTTGCGTGAAGGAGGTATACACATTAAGAAGGACAGTACTGGACATGTATTGTATAAGATTAATGACCTAGGGGGAAGTGAAAAAGTGCAGCACACCTTTCTTAGCCCCAAAGGCACAGCATCTATACTTGAGTTAGCAGAAGGTACTAAAGTATACCTCAATTCGGGAGCTAGTATTACCTATCCTTCTCAATTCCATCAAAATATACGTGAGGTGACACTTCATGGAGAAGCCTATCTCGAAGTCTCCCACGATGCCAGTAGACCCTTCGTAGTTCACGCTCAAAATACTGATATACAGGTTTTGGGTACTCAATTTAATATTGCACCTGATTTATATAATACTAAGATTATCACCACATTGGTACAGGGTAAAGTGACTGTCAGCAACGGAGCTACTAAGCAAACCCTTCTGCCTGGTATGCAGTCTCAGTCCGACACTCGGAGTCAGCAGATTACAGTGAGTGAGGCTGATATTAAAGAAGTATTGGCTTGGCGAGAAGGTTATTTTAGATTCAGTGACGATGATATGGAGACCGTGTTACTCAAAATTCAAGGTTGGTATGATATCAAAGGTTTTTCTATTCAAACCACATCCTCAGCCCCTATAGTCGGTATGGTAAAACGAACCAATAAGTTATCCGATTTTTTGCGGCAACTAGAAGAAATCTCAAATTGTAAATTTAAAATTCAGGATGGGAGGGTCCTTGTTATGTAA
- a CDS encoding TonB-dependent receptor, translated as MKVLIAILILTMMQVKASTYGQEVTLNIKNGALIDILDEIQRQTSYDFLYNGNLIKKNKRLSVRASKKDFREVLNELLSESGLTYELKMNTVFIKQRKELPSKTIALATSIQQKRSISGQVRGPGGEALEGVTVTVKGSTIGTTTDRDGHYKLEIDQDHKTLLFSLVGFTAQEVRIAATDEINVSLQASVNDLDEAVVVAFGTQRKASIIGAITTLPPNKLKVPVTKISSSLAGQMAGIVSVQGSGEPGTGAAFWIRGVSSFGANNRPLILVDGIERPLDLVDPEDVESFSILKDATATAVYGVRGANGIVLVTTKRGKKMSKPIINARVERGVLRPTSLPKLASASQWIDYYNDINFESSSTMPFPQEIKDLYVNKVDLDIYPNVDWMHEIFKNNTTNDRLNVNVTGGGDFIKYYVSGSYLSEDGIFKPQKSPNYDPSVNYDKINFRSNLDIKLSSSTELNLNLSNQYETKNRLGVDMATMYEMVLHTTPIAIPTQYSDGTHAQPSVGQNPYYALNSTGFSEDFWNNAQSLVGLTQDFSNLVTKGLKANVKFSWDAFNGSTLDKRKNPATYYATGRDSEGNLILHKNADGSDYLSLGRSNRGERTINFESSLTYENLFAERHRVGGLFLFSMRQRTNSFPGDYIAAFPYRNMGIASRVTYSFMDRYFIEGNFGYNGSENFAPTKRFGFFPSLALGYIISNERFFEPLLSTVNLLKIRGSMGEIGSDQIGGDRRFAYNSEMASTGGYHFGSTGQQWRDGIATGHPGNPNVSWESALKRNIGIELGMFNKLTINADYFSEKRDGIYILQESVPSVVGVNVKQYVNLGKMENKGVDASLEFSHQSGEFLFQGRGNFTYNRNKKLYDDKPDKVWRYRNEVGQRYNQQRGLVALGLFESYADIANSPAQFGTLRPGDIKYKDINGDGVITEDDYIAIGDTDIPEINYGFGASVSWKGIDVSAFFHGVSNVTRIIGGGPLYGQSGNILVYGQIYSDVADNRWTTSNPNPNAEYPRLSMTGSTNNGKASTFWQRDMSFLRLKNLEVGYTIPKRFTERVKLSTVRLYTQGLNVLTFSKFKLWDPELSTSYGGIYPQMRVFNFGLNIIL; from the coding sequence ATGAAAGTATTAATAGCAATACTCATATTGACGATGATGCAAGTTAAGGCATCAACGTATGGCCAGGAAGTGACGTTGAATATAAAAAATGGAGCTCTAATCGATATTCTTGATGAGATTCAACGTCAGACATCATACGACTTCCTGTATAATGGTAACTTAATTAAGAAGAATAAAAGATTAAGTGTCCGGGCAAGTAAGAAGGACTTTAGAGAAGTCTTAAACGAATTGCTTTCAGAAAGCGGTTTGACCTATGAATTGAAGATGAATACGGTGTTTATCAAACAACGGAAAGAACTGCCTTCAAAAACCATTGCCTTAGCGACTTCGATTCAACAGAAAAGAAGTATTTCTGGGCAGGTTAGAGGCCCGGGAGGGGAGGCTTTGGAGGGCGTTACTGTCACAGTTAAAGGGAGCACTATAGGTACCACTACAGACAGGGACGGTCACTATAAGCTCGAAATAGACCAAGACCATAAAACATTATTGTTTTCATTGGTGGGTTTTACTGCTCAAGAAGTAAGGATTGCTGCTACTGATGAGATTAATGTAAGTCTGCAAGCAAGTGTCAATGATTTGGACGAAGCAGTTGTCGTTGCTTTCGGAACACAGCGTAAGGCGAGTATTATTGGCGCTATTACGACCCTACCTCCAAATAAACTAAAAGTGCCCGTGACCAAAATCAGCAGTAGCTTAGCTGGACAGATGGCTGGGATAGTATCAGTGCAAGGGTCTGGCGAACCTGGTACTGGAGCGGCATTCTGGATTAGAGGTGTCAGTAGTTTCGGAGCTAATAATAGACCCCTAATTTTGGTCGATGGAATCGAACGGCCGTTAGATTTAGTGGATCCAGAAGATGTTGAATCCTTTTCGATTTTAAAAGACGCTACGGCTACAGCAGTATACGGCGTTAGAGGTGCCAACGGTATTGTACTCGTCACGACCAAGCGTGGTAAAAAAATGAGTAAACCAATTATAAATGCGCGGGTAGAACGTGGCGTCTTGCGACCTACAAGTTTGCCCAAGCTTGCGTCTGCATCCCAATGGATAGATTATTATAACGACATCAACTTTGAGAGCTCTTCCACAATGCCCTTTCCTCAGGAGATAAAAGATTTATATGTCAATAAGGTCGACCTTGATATCTATCCCAATGTTGATTGGATGCATGAAATTTTTAAAAATAATACGACCAATGATCGCCTGAATGTTAATGTGACTGGCGGGGGTGATTTTATTAAATATTACGTGTCAGGTTCTTATCTCTCCGAGGATGGGATATTTAAACCTCAAAAATCTCCCAACTATGATCCATCTGTCAACTATGACAAAATTAACTTTCGATCCAATCTCGATATTAAACTTTCGTCTTCTACGGAGCTGAATCTGAACCTCTCCAACCAGTACGAGACCAAAAATCGGTTGGGTGTAGACATGGCGACCATGTATGAGATGGTCTTGCATACTACACCGATTGCCATTCCGACCCAATATTCAGATGGTACTCATGCACAGCCATCAGTGGGGCAAAATCCTTATTATGCACTTAATAGCACCGGTTTCTCTGAAGATTTTTGGAACAATGCCCAGTCTTTAGTCGGGTTGACACAGGATTTTTCCAACCTTGTCACTAAAGGATTGAAAGCAAACGTCAAGTTCTCATGGGATGCCTTCAACGGTTCAACGTTAGACAAACGTAAAAATCCAGCGACTTATTACGCAACAGGAAGAGACAGTGAAGGTAATCTGATTTTACACAAGAATGCGGATGGAAGTGATTATCTGTCATTAGGACGTTCAAATAGAGGTGAAAGGACGATTAATTTTGAATCCTCTTTGACTTACGAAAATCTCTTTGCTGAAAGGCACCGTGTTGGCGGGCTGTTTTTATTCTCTATGAGACAACGCACCAATAGTTTTCCCGGAGATTATATTGCAGCTTTCCCCTATAGGAATATGGGGATAGCTTCGCGCGTTACCTACTCCTTTATGGATCGATATTTTATCGAGGGTAACTTTGGCTATAACGGTTCTGAAAACTTTGCTCCTACTAAACGATTCGGCTTTTTTCCATCTCTAGCGCTGGGGTATATCATCAGCAATGAGCGGTTCTTTGAACCCCTTCTATCAACAGTCAATTTGCTAAAGATCAGAGGGTCTATGGGAGAGATTGGAAGCGATCAAATTGGAGGTGATAGACGTTTTGCTTACAATTCCGAGATGGCATCAACAGGAGGCTATCACTTTGGGAGTACTGGACAACAATGGCGTGATGGAATCGCAACGGGACATCCTGGAAATCCGAACGTATCCTGGGAAAGCGCACTCAAAAGAAATATTGGTATCGAATTAGGTATGTTTAATAAGTTGACCATCAATGCTGATTATTTTTCCGAGAAAAGAGACGGCATATACATTTTACAAGAAAGTGTTCCTTCCGTAGTCGGGGTGAATGTAAAGCAATATGTAAATTTAGGTAAAATGGAGAATAAGGGTGTAGATGCTTCATTGGAATTTAGCCATCAAAGCGGAGAATTTTTATTTCAAGGACGTGGAAATTTTACATATAATCGAAATAAGAAACTATACGATGATAAGCCCGACAAGGTTTGGCGCTATCGGAATGAAGTCGGACAACGTTATAATCAGCAAAGAGGATTGGTGGCGCTCGGATTGTTTGAATCATATGCCGACATTGCGAATAGTCCCGCACAATTTGGAACACTTCGTCCAGGTGATATCAAGTATAAGGATATCAATGGAGACGGTGTAATTACTGAAGACGACTATATTGCTATTGGCGATACAGATATTCCTGAAATCAATTACGGATTTGGTGCCAGTGTTTCTTGGAAAGGCATTGATGTATCCGCATTCTTTCACGGAGTGTCCAACGTGACGCGTATCATAGGCGGAGGGCCGCTTTATGGACAGAGTGGTAATATTTTGGTGTATGGACAGATTTACTCCGATGTAGCAGATAATAGGTGGACTACTTCCAACCCCAACCCCAATGCGGAATACCCTCGACTTTCGATGACTGGTAGTACTAATAATGGTAAAGCTTCTACTTTTTGGCAAAGAGACATGAGTTTTCTTAGGTTGAAGAATTTGGAGGTTGGGTACACTATTCCTAAACGGTTTACAGAGCGAGTCAAGCTCTCCACTGTTCGACTATATACACAAGGGCTCAATGTCCTTACTTTCAGTAAGTTTAAGCTTTGGGACCCAGAGTTGAGTACATCTTATGGCGGTATATATCCGCAGATGCGCGTGTTTAATTTTGGATTGAATATCATATTATAA
- a CDS encoding DUF1735 domain-containing protein has protein sequence MNIKKIKMKLLGVFALSLLAGCEDTMLNNMVEDKVYLLKEGVQSVNVYNVDQPTIPIEVVKSGVLGRIAKLDLDIKPELLTAYNAAQQKEYKLLDPATYSLKSSTMDMGADDYQKAFELLLDGEKFKAEKAKDPTAILAIPCEVTLLNPNPDEKSIMQAIIIPTLVEPYIQFTKSGVSENDYKITASSLPMLYYYSKVEVNYSNLANVNFKVELAKDYQTLIEEYNVIYRTSPEYKEDYVLLPEASYELNHDWTIAYRADYTDIHFQILKDKLVDNSGKARYGMYILPLQITQVSANKIHPDRNVILARFKYE, from the coding sequence ATGAATATAAAGAAAATAAAGATGAAGCTACTGGGAGTCTTTGCCTTGAGCCTCTTGGCTGGATGTGAGGACACCATGTTAAACAACATGGTCGAGGATAAGGTATACCTCTTAAAGGAGGGTGTCCAGTCGGTTAATGTATATAATGTTGATCAACCGACGATTCCTATCGAGGTAGTCAAATCAGGTGTCCTAGGGCGAATAGCGAAATTGGACCTTGATATTAAGCCAGAATTGTTGACAGCCTACAACGCAGCCCAACAAAAGGAATATAAATTACTAGATCCCGCTACCTATAGCTTAAAGAGTAGTACAATGGATATGGGAGCGGATGATTATCAAAAAGCATTTGAGTTACTTTTGGATGGAGAAAAATTTAAGGCTGAAAAAGCGAAGGATCCAACGGCTATCTTGGCTATACCCTGCGAGGTGACCCTTTTAAATCCAAATCCAGATGAAAAATCAATAATGCAGGCCATTATAATTCCGACCCTTGTTGAGCCCTATATCCAATTTACAAAATCAGGTGTTTCGGAAAATGATTACAAGATTACAGCCTCCAGTTTACCCATGCTGTATTATTATTCCAAGGTGGAGGTAAATTATTCCAATTTAGCAAATGTTAATTTTAAAGTTGAACTGGCAAAAGATTATCAGACCTTGATTGAGGAATACAATGTGATATATAGAACGAGTCCTGAGTACAAAGAGGATTATGTTTTACTACCAGAAGCTAGCTATGAGCTCAATCATGATTGGACCATAGCTTATCGAGCTGATTATACAGACATTCACTTCCAGATACTCAAGGATAAGTTGGTAGATAATTCAGGAAAGGCACGATACGGTATGTACATACTTCCCTTGCAAATTACACAAGTATCGGCCAACAAAATTCATCCAGATCGTAATGTTATTTTAGCCCGTTTTAAATATGAATAG
- a CDS encoding RNA polymerase sigma factor, whose amino-acid sequence MNNAKADRELIIEMNLDNESALGTLYSRYADRVFDLSFFLLKDTGWSEDVVQEVFFKLWIQRAVVDHNSELWPYLYVLAKREALNKLRSLKRSKSAFERLLCHIDLYAEEADKMLDRKELSLELESYVSQLPTQQQIVFTLSKLDGLSHQQIAEKLNLSKNTVKNHMAQALKHMRKNPINRDLLHILVMYFFLKR is encoded by the coding sequence ATGAATAATGCGAAGGCGGACCGCGAGTTGATTATCGAGATGAATCTGGATAATGAGTCTGCTTTAGGTACGCTGTATAGTAGATATGCTGATCGTGTCTTTGATCTATCCTTTTTTCTGTTGAAAGATACAGGATGGAGTGAAGACGTTGTTCAGGAAGTTTTTTTTAAATTATGGATTCAAAGAGCTGTTGTAGATCATAATTCTGAGCTTTGGCCTTATTTGTATGTCCTAGCAAAGCGAGAAGCACTTAATAAATTGAGAAGCTTAAAACGCTCGAAATCTGCTTTTGAAAGATTGCTCTGTCATATTGATCTTTATGCAGAAGAGGCAGATAAAATGTTGGACCGAAAAGAGTTGTCGCTAGAACTTGAGTCCTATGTTTCCCAACTCCCTACTCAACAACAAATTGTATTCACCTTGAGTAAGCTGGACGGGCTTTCTCATCAACAGATTGCTGAAAAGCTCAATCTTTCCAAAAATACGGTCAAGAACCATATGGCGCAAGCACTGAAACATATGCGTAAAAACCCAATAAATCGAGACCTTTTACATATTTTGGTTATGTATTTTTTCTTGAAAAGGTAA
- a CDS encoding 3-keto-disaccharide hydrolase produces MKLDRMKWVFVCGISLVMGSIQAQNVKTEKGFIQLFDGTNMDAWVGNTKEYVLEDGCIVMKPSQEIGGNLYSKNTYKDFVLKFDFLLTPGANNGLGIRHDIVDNDKGYSGMELQILDNEDAQYKDLKPYQYHGSVYGIAPAKRGALKSPGEWNTQEVIAKGNAITIIVNGKVILKTNLMDAVKELPKESYSPAVFNQSGHIAFLGHGTVVKFRNIRIKPL; encoded by the coding sequence ATGAAATTAGATAGAATGAAATGGGTGTTTGTCTGCGGTATATCTTTGGTTATGGGCAGCATACAAGCGCAAAATGTTAAGACTGAAAAAGGATTCATCCAACTTTTCGATGGAACCAATATGGACGCTTGGGTTGGTAATACAAAGGAGTATGTCCTAGAAGACGGTTGCATCGTTATGAAACCCTCGCAGGAAATCGGGGGTAATCTGTACAGTAAAAACACATACAAAGATTTTGTCTTGAAATTTGATTTTTTGTTGACGCCAGGCGCAAATAATGGGTTGGGCATTCGACATGATATCGTAGACAATGATAAGGGCTATAGCGGTATGGAGTTGCAGATATTAGACAATGAGGATGCACAGTACAAGGATTTAAAGCCTTATCAGTATCACGGGTCTGTTTACGGAATCGCCCCAGCCAAACGAGGAGCATTGAAGTCACCTGGCGAGTGGAATACCCAAGAAGTAATTGCCAAAGGCAATGCCATTACCATTATCGTCAATGGCAAGGTGATTTTGAAGACCAATCTTATGGATGCCGTTAAAGAGCTGCCCAAAGAAAGTTATTCACCTGCAGTATTCAATCAATCGGGGCACATTGCTTTTCTCGGACATGGTACAGTGGTAAAATTTCGTAACATCAGAATTAAACCACTTTAA